A genomic window from Terrirubrum flagellatum includes:
- a CDS encoding SDR family oxidoreductase — translation MDLQLKGKKAIVTGGTRGIGRRVAERLADEGCDVAICARNDVLVEETVKALESRGVRAFGRALHVKNADAYRGFLEASCDFLGGLDILILNVSAGGGMDSEKNWNRNFDVDVMSVVRGVETTLPWLKKSPAASIVMTGTMAARETFVAPMAYNSLKAAIVAYSQQLAQQLIKRNIRVNCVSPGPTIFEGSAWEMVQLASPRTYNSVIRKHPARRMATADEIANCILFIASPAASWVVGVDFLADGGFTKGVHF, via the coding sequence ATGGACCTGCAACTGAAGGGCAAGAAGGCGATCGTGACCGGCGGCACCCGCGGCATCGGGCGGCGCGTCGCCGAGCGGCTCGCCGACGAAGGTTGCGACGTCGCGATTTGCGCCCGCAATGACGTTCTTGTTGAAGAGACGGTGAAAGCCTTGGAATCGCGTGGCGTGCGCGCCTTCGGACGTGCGCTGCATGTGAAGAACGCCGACGCCTATCGCGGTTTTCTCGAAGCCTCCTGCGATTTTCTCGGCGGTCTCGACATTCTCATCCTCAATGTCAGCGCCGGCGGCGGCATGGACAGCGAGAAGAACTGGAATCGCAATTTCGATGTCGATGTCATGAGTGTGGTGCGCGGCGTCGAGACGACGCTGCCCTGGCTGAAGAAATCTCCGGCGGCTTCGATCGTGATGACCGGCACGATGGCGGCGCGCGAGACCTTCGTCGCGCCCATGGCGTACAATTCATTGAAGGCCGCGATTGTCGCCTATTCGCAGCAGCTCGCCCAGCAGCTCATCAAGCGCAACATCCGCGTCAATTGCGTGTCGCCGGGGCCGACGATCTTCGAGGGCAGCGCGTGGGAGATGGTGCAGCTGGCGAGTCCGCGCACTTACAACAGCGTCATCCGCAAGCATCCGGCGCGCCGCATGGCGACGGCGGATGAGATCGCGAACTGCATTCTGTTCATCGCAAGCCCCGCGGCGAGCTGGGTCGTCGGCGTCGATTTTCTCGCCGATGGCGGCTTCACCAAGGGCGTGCATTTCTAG
- a CDS encoding aromatic ring-hydroxylating dioxygenase subunit alpha: protein MGIERIKPTDFTQTPVEKAPTPDLGHGLIAKERYISKEFMQREWDHLWTKVWLMGCNEQQIPEPGDYLTTEIGRESILLVRQPDRRVRAFYNVCQHRGNRLMVGRGNASTFKCDYHHWEYKLDGDYYRIPDLETFPQGMPCGGLKEIPCDLWGSFVWFSLNPDVGPLKDYMHPLAEHLDPYHLDRMVMIRDYTVEWDCNWKTSVDAFNESYHVQGIHPQLLYYLDDYDIQIDCYDRHSRYLIPFATISHRVRETTEIPPLIKHIMKEAGMDPAEFDGRVPDVRRAVARWKREHGPKDGLDYSDLNDDQLTDDYHYLVFPNVSLNVHADDLMLFRQRPHPTDPDKMFYDLQNYRLLKKDEEKPKPPPHEHFCHGEKSLGLVLDQDAYNLPGVQRGMHSEGFPGLFIGDQELRIRHFHKVIDDYLKR from the coding sequence ATGGGCATCGAACGGATCAAGCCGACCGACTTCACGCAGACGCCTGTCGAGAAGGCGCCGACCCCGGATCTCGGTCACGGGCTGATCGCAAAAGAGCGCTATATCTCGAAAGAATTCATGCAGCGGGAGTGGGATCATCTCTGGACCAAGGTCTGGCTGATGGGCTGCAACGAGCAGCAGATTCCGGAGCCCGGCGACTATCTCACGACCGAAATTGGCCGCGAGTCGATTCTGCTCGTGCGCCAGCCGGATCGCCGCGTGCGCGCTTTCTACAATGTCTGTCAGCATCGCGGCAACAGGTTGATGGTCGGGCGCGGCAACGCGTCGACCTTCAAATGCGACTATCACCATTGGGAATACAAGCTCGACGGCGACTATTATCGCATTCCCGATCTCGAAACCTTTCCGCAAGGCATGCCCTGCGGGGGCTTAAAGGAAATTCCCTGCGATCTCTGGGGGAGCTTCGTCTGGTTCAGCCTCAACCCCGATGTCGGGCCGCTGAAAGACTATATGCATCCGCTCGCGGAGCATCTCGACCCGTATCATCTCGACCGCATGGTGATGATCCGCGACTATACGGTTGAATGGGATTGCAACTGGAAAACCTCGGTCGACGCCTTCAATGAATCCTACCATGTGCAGGGCATTCACCCGCAGCTTCTCTATTATCTCGACGATTACGACATCCAGATCGACTGCTATGACAGGCATTCGCGTTATCTCATTCCTTTCGCGACGATCAGCCACCGCGTGCGCGAGACGACGGAGATTCCGCCGCTCATCAAGCACATCATGAAGGAGGCGGGCATGGACCCGGCCGAATTCGACGGCCGCGTGCCTGACGTCAGGCGCGCCGTCGCGCGATGGAAGCGCGAACACGGCCCGAAGGACGGGCTCGATTACTCAGATCTGAACGACGACCAACTCACTGACGACTATCACTATCTCGTCTTCCCGAACGTGTCGCTCAACGTTCATGCGGATGATCTCATGCTGTTCCGGCAACGGCCGCATCCGACCGACCCGGACAAGATGTTTTATGATCTCCAGAACTACCGGCTTCTGAAGAAGGATGAGGAAAAACCAAAGCCGCCGCCGCACGAGCATTTCTGTCATGGCGAGAAGTCGCTTGGCCTCGTGCTCGACCAGGACGCCTACAATCTGCCCGGCGTGCAGCGCGGCATGCATTCGGAAGGTTTTCCGGGCCTGTTCATTGGCGATCAGGAGTTGCGCATCCGCCATTTCCACAAGGTGATCGATGACTATCTCAAGCGATAG
- a CDS encoding MaoC/PaaZ C-terminal domain-containing protein yields the protein MTISSDSERGGFSGDLPSRYWEDIAVGEETRSGAKTVSGADMVEFARKYDPQYFHADAELAKKSLFGGLVGSGIYTAALWRQMDHEVNGDIAWVCGVAWENVKWANPVRPGDVLVATSRCMSKRESRKRPDVGVATLHHEVLRGDGEVVMSFDSVDLVYRRPAA from the coding sequence ATGACTATCTCAAGCGATAGCGAGCGAGGCGGTTTCAGCGGCGACCTCCCTTCGCGCTATTGGGAGGATATCGCGGTCGGTGAAGAAACGCGGTCCGGCGCCAAGACGGTGTCGGGCGCCGACATGGTCGAATTCGCGCGCAAGTATGATCCGCAATATTTCCACGCCGACGCCGAACTGGCGAAGAAGAGCCTGTTTGGCGGGCTCGTCGGCAGCGGCATCTACACCGCCGCGCTGTGGCGGCAGATGGATCACGAGGTCAATGGCGATATCGCCTGGGTTTGCGGCGTCGCATGGGAGAACGTCAAATGGGCGAACCCGGTGCGGCCGGGCGATGTTCTCGTCGCGACGTCGCGCTGCATGTCGAAGCGCGAGTCGCGCAAGCGGCCTGATGTCGGCGTCGCGACGCTGCATCATGAAGTGTTGCGCGGGGATGGCGAAGTGGTGATGTCATTCGACTCCGTCGATCTCGTCTATCGCAGGCCGGCGGCCTGA
- a CDS encoding ThuA domain-containing protein — translation MADAIDVRLIAGGKYHDIDYARLQLLALLSEHERARVRIAEDYGEADELASADMLVTYTCDVVPSQEQIEGLKAFLSRGRRWFALHGTNSTFAIETDGKVKVPPLPRDFYEMLGSQFMAHPPIGRYRVRNAQPSHPLVSGVGDFLVEDEHYLQEYLPGNEVLLTTRFSGSTSLFEKDSWPEQEHQAMYLRKAHGGEILYLTLGHARGRYDMRPIADFYPAVERGAWQLPVFHELLRRGIRWALEKL, via the coding sequence ATGGCGGACGCGATCGATGTTCGCCTCATCGCTGGCGGAAAATATCACGATATCGATTATGCGCGGCTGCAATTGTTGGCGCTGCTCAGCGAGCATGAACGCGCGCGCGTGCGGATCGCCGAGGATTACGGCGAAGCTGACGAACTCGCGTCTGCGGACATGCTTGTCACCTACACCTGCGACGTCGTGCCCTCGCAGGAGCAGATCGAGGGCCTGAAAGCGTTCCTCTCGCGCGGCAGGCGCTGGTTCGCGCTGCACGGAACCAACTCGACATTCGCAATTGAGACTGACGGCAAAGTGAAGGTTCCGCCGTTGCCGCGCGATTTCTACGAAATGCTGGGCAGCCAGTTCATGGCGCATCCGCCCATTGGGCGCTATCGCGTGCGCAATGCGCAGCCGTCTCATCCGCTGGTCAGCGGCGTCGGCGATTTCCTCGTCGAGGACGAACATTATCTGCAGGAATATCTGCCGGGAAACGAGGTTCTGCTGACGACGCGCTTCTCCGGCTCGACCTCGCTGTTTGAGAAGGATTCATGGCCCGAGCAGGAGCATCAGGCGATGTATCTCAGGAAGGCCCATGGCGGCGAGATCCTCTATCTCACGCTCGGCCATGCGCGGGGCCGTTACGACATGCGGCCGATCGCGGATTTCTATCCCGCGGTCGAGCGTGGCGCCTGGCAGCTTCCGGTTTTTCACGAGCTTTTGCGGCGCGGCATCCGCTGGGCGCTCGAAAAACTCTGA
- a CDS encoding Rieske (2Fe-2S) protein, giving the protein MIGPSADDYEDVAALHQIRDGGVFFVDAGATDVMLFRQGDTVRAFGANCTHAFASLRDGRVEGGTITCLRHGARFDLTSGRSLGGNCPNLPSYAVKREGARILVKA; this is encoded by the coding sequence ATGATCGGCCCATCCGCCGACGATTACGAGGATGTCGCCGCGCTCCATCAGATTCGCGATGGCGGCGTCTTCTTTGTGGATGCGGGCGCAACCGACGTGATGCTGTTCCGGCAAGGCGACACGGTGCGCGCCTTCGGCGCCAACTGCACGCACGCTTTCGCCAGCCTGCGCGACGGCCGCGTGGAGGGAGGCACGATCACTTGTCTCAGGCATGGCGCGCGCTTCGATCTCACGAGCGGTCGTTCGCTCGGCGGCAATTGCCCGAACCTGCCGAGCTACGCTGTCAAGCGTGAGGGCGCGCGCATTCTCGTCAAAGCCTGA
- a CDS encoding acyl-CoA dehydrogenase family protein, with protein sequence MDFRLTDQQVELQQAARRFAQEQLKPLAKKLEEKAEPVPHDWVKRYAELGFLGINVSTDYGGLGLGNLEALVVVEEFAKISSAVAFPVFESCVGPARAIEHFAPESLRRRIMPRVCSGDAVIAIGMSEPDAGSALTDLKTSAAIQGDKVVINGSKRWCSGGGHADGYVVYCRFDGVPGAKGIGAVLVEKGAKGLSYGPQEQLMGFRGVPSSDLYFDNVEVPLENVVAPGGGFKQLMEAFDLERCGNATMALGQASGALEDVLAYVQERKQFGRPIVEFQAVQIKLAEMKMRVEAARLLIHRAARNAEEGMPSVIDSSLAKCFSNEIAREVTGAAVQLMGGYGYSREYPMERRLRDSWGWGIAGGAIDIQKVNIAAAMVGRRFDQRRS encoded by the coding sequence ATGGATTTCCGTCTCACGGACCAGCAGGTCGAACTGCAGCAGGCGGCGCGCCGCTTCGCGCAGGAGCAGCTGAAGCCGCTCGCCAAAAAGCTGGAGGAGAAGGCCGAGCCGGTCCCCCATGACTGGGTGAAGCGCTACGCGGAGCTCGGCTTCCTCGGCATCAATGTCTCGACCGACTATGGCGGCCTTGGCCTCGGCAATCTCGAAGCGCTGGTGGTGGTGGAGGAATTCGCGAAGATCTCCTCGGCCGTCGCCTTCCCTGTTTTCGAATCCTGCGTCGGCCCGGCGCGGGCGATCGAGCATTTCGCGCCGGAGTCGCTGCGCCGCCGCATCATGCCCCGCGTCTGTTCCGGCGACGCCGTCATCGCCATCGGCATGTCGGAGCCCGACGCCGGCAGTGCGCTCACCGATCTCAAAACCTCCGCCGCAATCCAGGGCGACAAGGTCGTCATCAACGGCTCGAAGCGCTGGTGCTCCGGCGGCGGTCACGCCGACGGCTATGTCGTCTATTGCCGTTTCGACGGCGTTCCCGGCGCGAAAGGGATCGGCGCCGTGCTGGTGGAGAAAGGCGCGAAGGGATTGAGTTACGGGCCGCAGGAGCAGCTCATGGGCTTCCGCGGCGTGCCGTCGTCTGATCTCTATTTCGACAATGTGGAAGTTCCGCTGGAGAACGTCGTCGCGCCCGGCGGCGGCTTCAAACAGTTGATGGAAGCGTTCGATCTCGAACGCTGCGGCAACGCCACGATGGCGCTCGGCCAGGCTTCCGGCGCGCTTGAGGATGTGCTCGCCTATGTGCAGGAGCGCAAACAGTTCGGCCGCCCGATTGTCGAGTTCCAGGCGGTGCAGATCAAGCTCGCTGAAATGAAGATGCGCGTGGAAGCCGCGCGCCTGCTGATCCACCGCGCCGCACGGAACGCCGAGGAAGGGATGCCAAGCGTGATCGACTCTTCTCTGGCGAAATGCTTTTCCAACGAGATCGCGCGCGAGGTGACTGGCGCGGCGGTGCAGCTCATGGGCGGCTATGGCTATTCCAGGGAATATCCAATGGAGCGTCGTCTGCGCGATTCCTGGGGCTGGGGCATCGCCGGCGGCGCGATCGACATCCAGAAAGTGAATATCGCCGCCGCCATGGTCGGCCGACGCTTTGATCAGCGCCGGAGCTAA
- a CDS encoding thiamine pyrophosphate-dependent dehydrogenase E1 component subunit alpha — protein MQLSREDLLRTYRQMRLIREFEERLHVENRTGEIAGFTHLYAGQEAIAVGVCENLTDKDYIISTHRGHGHSIAKGCDVEQMMLEIYGRADGLCKGRGGSMHIADLTKGMLGANGIVGGGPPIALGAAIACKLRKDGSVSVSFIGDGASNQGTVFEALNMAVVLKAPKVFIFENNGYSEHTGASYGIGCDDLAGRIRGFGLPVFEADGFDVFSVRDAAKAAIDHAREGKGPSAVLATATRYFGHFEGDPQLYRAKDEVERFRKEKDCLLGFRKKIDEAKLLDKAELDGIDSEVLALIERAMVAAKSAPPPPLSSVLEDVYVRY, from the coding sequence ATGCAGCTCAGCCGCGAGGACCTGCTCCGGACCTACCGCCAGATGCGGCTGATCCGGGAGTTCGAGGAGCGGCTGCATGTCGAGAACCGGACCGGAGAGATCGCCGGCTTCACCCATCTCTATGCCGGGCAGGAGGCGATCGCGGTCGGCGTCTGCGAGAACCTCACCGACAAGGACTACATCATCAGCACCCATCGCGGGCACGGGCACTCCATCGCGAAAGGCTGCGATGTCGAGCAGATGATGCTGGAGATCTACGGGCGCGCCGACGGGCTATGCAAAGGCCGCGGCGGCTCCATGCATATCGCCGATCTCACCAAGGGCATGCTCGGCGCGAACGGCATTGTCGGCGGCGGCCCGCCAATCGCGCTCGGCGCCGCCATCGCCTGCAAGCTGCGCAAGGATGGCAGCGTCTCGGTCTCGTTCATCGGCGACGGCGCGTCCAATCAGGGCACTGTATTTGAAGCGCTGAACATGGCCGTGGTGCTGAAGGCGCCGAAGGTCTTCATCTTCGAGAACAACGGCTATAGCGAGCATACCGGCGCGTCCTACGGCATCGGTTGTGATGATCTCGCCGGCCGCATCAGGGGCTTCGGCCTGCCGGTGTTCGAGGCTGACGGCTTCGATGTCTTCTCCGTGCGCGATGCGGCGAAAGCGGCGATTGATCATGCGCGCGAAGGCAAGGGGCCGAGCGCGGTGCTCGCCACCGCGACGCGTTATTTCGGTCATTTCGAGGGCGATCCGCAGCTCTATCGCGCCAAGGACGAGGTCGAGCGATTCCGCAAGGAGAAGGATTGCCTGCTGGGATTCCGCAAGAAGATCGATGAGGCGAAGCTGCTCGACAAGGCGGAGCTCGACGGGATCGACTCCGAGGTGCTGGCGCTGATCGAACGCGCGATGGTCGCCGCAAAGTCCGCGCCGCCGCCGCCTTTGTCGAGCGTGCTCGAAGACGTCTACGTGCGTTACTGA
- a CDS encoding alpha-ketoacid dehydrogenase subunit beta gives MAVMTMREALNAALFQEMRRDPTVIVLGEDVSGGAGGTSGTRDAAGGIFGVTKGLIHEFGADRVIDTPISESCIVGAANGAALAGLRPVAELMFADFVGVSLDQIYNQMAKFRYMFGGRARTPAVIRMSMGAGMNAAAQHSQTVYAMLTAIPGLKVVVPSNPADAKGLLASAIRDDDPVMFLEHKALYSRKGEVPDGDYATPFGEAALLREGEHVTVVALARMVGFAERAIDKLAAEGITCDLIDPRTTSPLDEDTILESVVNTGRLVIVDESPPRCSLAADIAAIVAHKGFSSLKGPIIPVTPPHTPVPFARELERAWVPSPERIEAAIRDAMKAG, from the coding sequence ATGGCTGTGATGACGATGCGCGAGGCGTTGAACGCCGCGCTGTTTCAGGAAATGCGCCGCGATCCCACCGTGATCGTGCTCGGCGAAGACGTGTCGGGCGGCGCCGGCGGCACCTCGGGAACGCGCGACGCCGCAGGCGGAATCTTCGGCGTGACCAAAGGCCTCATCCATGAGTTCGGCGCCGATCGCGTGATCGACACGCCGATCAGCGAATCCTGCATCGTCGGCGCGGCGAATGGCGCGGCGCTCGCGGGGTTGCGTCCCGTGGCCGAGCTGATGTTCGCCGATTTCGTCGGCGTGTCGCTCGACCAGATCTACAATCAGATGGCGAAGTTCCGCTACATGTTCGGCGGCCGCGCGCGCACGCCAGCCGTGATCCGCATGTCCATGGGCGCCGGCATGAACGCCGCCGCGCAGCATTCGCAGACGGTCTATGCGATGCTGACCGCCATTCCGGGCCTGAAGGTCGTGGTTCCCTCCAATCCCGCCGACGCGAAAGGCCTGCTCGCCAGTGCGATCCGTGACGATGATCCCGTGATGTTCCTCGAACACAAGGCCCTCTATTCGCGCAAGGGCGAGGTGCCCGATGGCGATTACGCGACGCCATTTGGCGAGGCGGCGCTGCTGCGCGAGGGCGAGCATGTCACGGTGGTCGCGCTGGCGCGCATGGTGGGTTTCGCCGAGCGCGCGATCGACAAGCTCGCCGCCGAAGGAATCACCTGCGATCTCATCGATCCCCGCACCACATCGCCGCTCGACGAGGACACCATTCTCGAAAGCGTCGTGAATACGGGCCGTCTCGTGATCGTGGATGAATCGCCGCCGCGCTGCAGCCTCGCCGCCGACATCGCCGCGATCGTCGCGCATAAAGGATTCAGCTCGCTCAAAGGTCCGATCATTCCGGTGACGCCGCCGCATACGCCGGTGCCGTTCGCGCGCGAACTGGAGCGCGCCTGGGTGCCGTCGCCGGAGCGCATCGAGGCGGCGATCCGCGACGCGATGAAGGCCGGCTGA
- a CDS encoding 2-oxo acid dehydrogenase subunit E2, with the protein MSRIHPVTLPKWGLEMSEGAIAAWRLEEGAAAAKGVELVDIETEKIVNTLEVDRDGVLRRRLASVGATLPVGALIAILADADVSEAEIDAFIAGYRPVNASFEPGAEVAPPSKQQINSAASSASAAPAVAEAVSADEIKRRNAAAHASPIARRLADQLGVDLSQVTGTGKEGRISQADVEAAAKALGTAPDAALPDPSPLSEPAPAAVPEPLAGPAARRLAREENVDLRDVAPTGEKGRIQKEDVRRAAEARRSGPAEQRSELTPWTPMRRSIADALLRAKQTAPHFYCAMDISLDAASPFIERLNRDNGARVTINDFFVKAAGRALAETPDVNIHVEAEGVRRFSRVDIAIAVAIEGGLVTPVLRDVDGTDIRALAACAAALAKRARARTLTSDDLKGATFTVSNLGMHGVRAFDAIINPPQGAILALGAARREARETPSGIAFGSVLTATMSCDHRAIDGVLAARFLSALKRIAEDPLSLVL; encoded by the coding sequence ATGTCGAGGATTCATCCGGTCACGCTGCCCAAATGGGGCCTCGAAATGTCGGAAGGCGCCATCGCGGCGTGGCGTCTTGAAGAAGGCGCTGCAGCGGCGAAGGGCGTCGAGCTTGTCGACATCGAGACCGAGAAGATCGTCAACACGCTCGAGGTTGATCGCGACGGCGTTCTCCGGCGCCGTCTCGCGTCCGTGGGCGCGACGCTGCCTGTCGGCGCGCTGATCGCCATCCTCGCCGACGCCGATGTGAGCGAAGCCGAGATCGACGCCTTCATCGCGGGCTATCGGCCTGTGAACGCCTCCTTCGAGCCCGGCGCCGAAGTTGCGCCGCCCTCCAAACAGCAAATCAACAGCGCGGCGTCATCCGCCAGCGCCGCTCCGGCGGTCGCTGAAGCCGTATCCGCCGACGAGATCAAGCGTCGCAACGCTGCGGCCCATGCAAGTCCGATCGCACGCCGGCTTGCGGATCAGCTTGGCGTCGATCTCTCGCAGGTGACGGGAACCGGCAAGGAAGGCCGCATTTCGCAGGCCGATGTGGAGGCCGCTGCGAAGGCGCTGGGGACGGCTCCCGATGCAGCGCTGCCCGATCCTTCCCCACTCTCGGAACCCGCGCCAGCGGCCGTTCCTGAGCCTCTGGCGGGCCCTGCAGCGCGGCGCCTCGCCCGCGAGGAGAATGTCGATCTGCGCGACGTCGCGCCGACCGGCGAGAAGGGCCGAATCCAGAAGGAGGATGTGCGCCGCGCGGCCGAAGCCCGGCGTAGCGGGCCGGCCGAACAGCGCTCGGAACTGACGCCCTGGACGCCGATGCGACGCAGCATCGCTGACGCGCTGCTGCGCGCCAAGCAGACCGCGCCGCATTTCTATTGCGCGATGGACATCTCGCTTGATGCGGCGTCGCCATTCATCGAGCGGCTCAACCGTGACAACGGCGCGCGCGTCACCATCAATGATTTCTTCGTCAAGGCGGCGGGACGCGCGCTCGCCGAGACGCCCGACGTGAACATCCATGTCGAGGCTGAGGGCGTGCGCCGCTTCTCGCGCGTCGACATCGCAATCGCCGTCGCGATCGAGGGCGGTCTGGTGACCCCGGTTCTGCGCGACGTCGATGGGACCGACATCCGCGCGCTGGCGGCGTGCGCCGCGGCACTGGCGAAGCGGGCGCGCGCTCGCACATTGACCTCTGATGATCTCAAGGGCGCAACCTTCACCGTGTCCAATCTCGGCATGCATGGCGTGCGCGCTTTCGACGCGATCATCAACCCGCCACAGGGCGCCATCCTTGCGCTGGGCGCGGCGCGGCGCGAAGCGCGCGAAACGCCCTCTGGAATCGCTTTCGGTTCGGTGCTGACCGCGACAATGTCATGCGATCATCGCGCCATCGACGGCGTCCTCGCGGCGCGCTTCCTGTCGGCGCTGAAGCGGATCGCGGAGGATCCGCTCTCGCTCGTGCTCTGA
- a CDS encoding GntR family transcriptional regulator: MPRAASPTHSETVRLAIEREIFEGALAPGAPLDEESIARRFEVSRTPVREAMLQLVQSGLVEKRPRQGAFVARTDVRHMIQKFEVMSELEGLCAKFAARRMSASERKEIEDTHNRSAAALAAGDDDAYYTLSRRFHLQVIDGTHNDVLIEMTNKLGIMLVPYRRFQLRYPGRREANLKDHDDILKAIFNGDSETAYALFRKHTTVQGDVLADYISQPDAAPQRVAAQA, translated from the coding sequence ATGCCCCGAGCCGCAAGCCCGACTCATTCCGAAACCGTCCGCCTCGCCATCGAACGCGAGATCTTCGAAGGCGCGCTGGCGCCTGGCGCGCCGCTCGACGAGGAATCGATCGCGCGCCGCTTCGAGGTGTCGCGCACGCCGGTGCGTGAAGCCATGCTCCAGCTCGTGCAGTCCGGGCTTGTCGAGAAAAGGCCGCGTCAGGGCGCCTTCGTCGCGCGCACCGACGTGCGCCACATGATCCAGAAATTCGAGGTGATGTCGGAGCTCGAAGGCCTCTGCGCGAAATTCGCGGCGCGGCGCATGTCTGCGTCGGAGCGCAAGGAGATCGAGGACACGCACAACCGTTCGGCCGCCGCGCTCGCCGCCGGCGACGACGACGCCTATTACACGCTGAGCCGGCGCTTCCATCTCCAGGTCATCGACGGCACTCACAATGATGTGCTGATCGAGATGACGAACAAGCTCGGCATCATGCTCGTGCCCTACCGGCGCTTCCAGCTTCGCTATCCCGGCCGGCGCGAGGCCAATCTCAAGGACCATGACGACATTCTGAAAGCCATCTTCAACGGCGATTCAGAAACGGCCTACGCGCTGTTCCGCAAGCATACGACCGTGCAGGGCGACGTGCTCGCCGACTACATCTCGCAGCCGGACGCAGCGCCACAACGCGTTGCGGCGCAGGCGTAA
- a CDS encoding FAD-dependent oxidoreductase — protein sequence MAESARASRDYDVIVVGAGGAGLAAASAAADAGARILAIDAAPKVGGSTALSGGVFYAAGTSVQRSAGVVDTPDDQFRYYMNANQHKLAPAIVRRLCDEGADTLEWLISLGVRFPESNLYVSGVDGVRRGHRAEGHGAEIAAALEGSLSGKSVDIATSTRVRDLIIDDAGRASGVRIDGQDVSAGAVVIASGGFGANPRLLAELYPDATRHPDLAWYIGSSFCRGDGLEMARAVGADVAAVNKGLLLLTPGFARELETYLPGWVVHVNHEGRRFINESTEYSVLASVLKEQTAGECFAIFDEKSRAASRSTPAPNWAADRLAHFIETGHIARADTLAELADKIGVREETLATTIETYNAGCDRGRDECFFKKPELLQPVRTPPFHAARIRPAIICWTGTGLRIDREARVLTKADRPIAGLFAAGEATGGAFGECYAGGGASIANAIIFGRAAGRNAAAFARMAS from the coding sequence ATGGCGGAATCGGCGCGGGCGTCGCGCGACTATGACGTGATCGTCGTCGGGGCGGGAGGCGCCGGGCTTGCGGCGGCGTCTGCGGCCGCTGACGCGGGCGCGCGGATTCTCGCGATCGACGCCGCGCCCAAGGTCGGCGGGTCCACGGCCCTGTCAGGCGGCGTGTTCTATGCGGCGGGCACCAGCGTCCAGCGCAGCGCCGGGGTCGTCGACACGCCCGACGATCAATTCCGCTATTACATGAACGCCAACCAGCACAAGCTCGCGCCCGCGATCGTGCGGCGGCTGTGCGACGAGGGCGCGGACACGCTGGAATGGTTGATCTCGCTCGGCGTGCGATTTCCGGAATCGAATCTCTATGTCTCGGGCGTCGACGGCGTGCGCCGCGGCCATCGCGCGGAGGGCCATGGCGCGGAGATCGCGGCGGCGCTCGAAGGTTCGCTCTCTGGCAAGTCAGTCGATATCGCGACCTCGACGCGCGTGCGCGATCTGATCATCGATGATGCCGGCCGCGCGAGCGGCGTGCGCATCGACGGGCAGGACGTATCGGCCGGAGCCGTCGTCATCGCAAGCGGCGGTTTCGGCGCCAATCCGCGTTTGCTCGCGGAACTCTATCCCGACGCGACGCGTCATCCCGATCTCGCCTGGTATATCGGCTCATCCTTCTGCCGCGGCGACGGGCTGGAGATGGCGCGCGCGGTCGGCGCCGATGTCGCCGCTGTCAACAAGGGTCTGCTGCTTCTCACGCCCGGCTTCGCAAGGGAGCTTGAGACCTATTTACCCGGCTGGGTCGTGCATGTGAATCACGAAGGCCGCCGCTTCATCAATGAAAGCACGGAATATTCGGTGCTCGCCTCCGTTCTGAAGGAGCAGACCGCCGGTGAATGTTTCGCGATCTTTGATGAAAAGTCGCGTGCTGCGTCGCGCTCGACGCCGGCGCCGAACTGGGCCGCTGACCGCCTCGCGCATTTCATCGAGACCGGCCATATCGCGCGCGCCGACACGCTTGCTGAACTCGCTGACAAGATCGGTGTCCGCGAGGAGACTCTGGCGACGACGATCGAGACCTACAATGCAGGCTGCGATCGCGGCCGCGACGAGTGCTTCTTCAAAAAGCCTGAGCTTCTCCAGCCCGTGCGGACGCCACCTTTCCACGCCGCGCGGATCAGGCCCGCGATCATCTGCTGGACCGGAACAGGTTTGCGCATCGATCGCGAGGCGCGGGTGCTGACGAAAGCGGATCGTCCGATCGCCGGTCTGTTCGCAGCGGGCGAGGCGACCGGCGGCGCCTTTGGCGAATGCTACGCCGGCGGCGGCGCGTCGATCGCGAATGCGATCATCTTCGGTCGTGCGGCCGGGCGCAACGCAGCGGCGTTTGCGCGCATGGCGTCATGA